A genomic region of Mycobacterium senriense contains the following coding sequences:
- a CDS encoding FadD7 family fatty acid--CoA ligase, with translation MTTDAITTGEGTTESAPGIADLVEAAARRSPEAPALVVTAERIPVNYREVIRLVDDLAAQLKAGGLLTGDRVALRAGSNAEFVIGLLAGSRADLVVVPLDPALPAAEQRARSAAVGARAVLVDQVADADMAAPEGLPWWPIAVTVGSDGAAAVSLDVTGAPAGDALTPEGLRDDDAMIMFTGGTTGVPKMVPWTRDNVARSVAAIIAGYGLGPRDATVAVMPLYHGHGLLAALLGTLVSGGAVLLPARGKFSAHTFWDDIEAVGATWYTAVPTIHQILLERARTEQQGATHALRFIRSCSAPLTAETAQALHDTFSAPVVCAFGMTESTHQVATTAIGGADSGENPGATPGLVGRSTGPEIRIVGPDGQTLPAETVGEVWLHGPTVVRGYLGDPSITAANFTQGWLHTGDLGTLSPAGDLVIRGRIKELINRGGEKISPERVEGVLATHPDVLEVGVFGMPDKLYGETVAAVIVARGSAAPTADELTAFCRERLAPFEVPAEFQQAGELPHTAKGSLDRRAVAERFGRKA, from the coding sequence ATGACAACTGACGCGATCACCACCGGCGAGGGGACGACGGAATCCGCCCCCGGCATCGCCGATCTGGTCGAGGCGGCGGCACGCCGGTCGCCGGAGGCACCGGCCCTGGTCGTCACCGCCGAGCGCATACCGGTCAACTACCGCGAGGTGATCCGGTTGGTCGACGATCTGGCCGCCCAGCTGAAGGCCGGCGGCCTGCTCACGGGCGACCGGGTCGCGCTGCGCGCCGGCAGCAACGCCGAATTCGTCATCGGGCTGCTGGCCGGGTCGCGTGCGGATCTCGTTGTGGTGCCGCTGGATCCGGCCCTGCCCGCCGCCGAACAACGCGCCCGCAGCGCGGCGGTGGGCGCACGGGCGGTGCTCGTCGACCAGGTCGCCGACGCCGACATGGCTGCACCGGAAGGCTTGCCGTGGTGGCCGATCGCGGTGACCGTCGGGTCTGACGGCGCCGCGGCGGTGAGCCTGGATGTCACCGGGGCACCCGCGGGCGATGCTTTAACGCCGGAAGGGCTGCGCGACGACGACGCCATGATCATGTTCACCGGCGGCACCACCGGCGTGCCCAAGATGGTGCCCTGGACGCGCGACAACGTCGCCCGCTCGGTGGCGGCCATCATCGCCGGCTACGGGCTGGGACCGCGGGACGCGACGGTGGCGGTGATGCCGCTCTACCACGGGCATGGTCTGCTCGCCGCGCTGCTGGGCACCCTGGTGTCCGGGGGAGCGGTGTTGCTGCCCGCGCGCGGAAAGTTCTCGGCGCACACTTTCTGGGACGACATCGAGGCCGTCGGCGCCACCTGGTACACCGCCGTCCCGACGATCCATCAGATCTTGCTGGAGCGCGCCCGAACCGAGCAGCAGGGCGCGACGCACGCCCTGCGATTCATCCGCAGTTGCAGCGCGCCGCTGACCGCCGAGACGGCGCAAGCGCTGCACGACACGTTCTCGGCGCCGGTGGTGTGCGCGTTCGGGATGACCGAGTCGACCCACCAGGTGGCGACGACGGCCATCGGGGGAGCGGACAGCGGCGAAAATCCCGGCGCCACACCGGGTCTCGTTGGTCGGTCGACCGGACCGGAAATCCGGATCGTCGGGCCCGATGGCCAGACGCTGCCCGCGGAGACGGTCGGCGAGGTGTGGCTGCACGGCCCGACCGTGGTGCGCGGCTACCTCGGCGACCCGTCCATCACCGCCGCCAATTTCACCCAGGGGTGGTTGCACACCGGCGACCTGGGCACGCTGTCGCCGGCCGGCGACCTCGTCATCCGCGGCCGCATCAAGGAGCTCATCAACCGGGGCGGGGAGAAGATCTCGCCGGAGCGCGTCGAGGGCGTCCTGGCGACCCACCCCGACGTGCTGGAGGTGGGCGTGTTCGGCATGCCGGACAAGCTGTACGGCGAGACCGTGGCCGCGGTCATCGTCGCCCGCGGGTCGGCCGCGCCGACGGCTGACGAGCTGACGGCGTTCTGCCGTGAGCGCCTGGCGCCCTTCGAGGTGCCCGCCGAGTTCCAGCAGGCCGGCGAGTTGCCGCACACCGCAAAGGGATCGCTGGACCGCCGCGCGGTGGCCGAGCGGTTCGGCCGCAAGGCCTGA
- a CDS encoding L,D-transpeptidase codes for MRRGVRYLFVVVAITAVGLVAPVGRGTASVPLPQPSPTVASILPANGAVVGVAHPVVVTFTAPVADRAAVERSIHVTSPSGTRGHFEWVQNTVVQWVPNQYWPAHTHVSVGVQALSTGFDTGDALLGVASISKHTFTVSRDGEVLRTMPASMGKPSRPTPMGSFTALEKQRTVVMDSRTIGIPLSSPEGYKITASYAVRVTWSGVYVHSAPWSVDSQGNANVSHGCINLSPDNAAWYFNEVNVGDPIQVVA; via the coding sequence ATGCGGCGGGGTGTTCGTTATCTATTTGTTGTGGTCGCGATCACGGCTGTGGGTCTGGTGGCGCCGGTCGGTCGCGGCACCGCCTCCGTGCCGCTACCGCAACCCAGCCCCACAGTCGCCTCGATTTTGCCCGCCAACGGCGCCGTGGTCGGCGTGGCCCATCCGGTCGTGGTGACCTTCACCGCCCCGGTGGCCGATCGGGCCGCCGTCGAACGGTCGATCCACGTCACGTCGCCCAGTGGTACCCGCGGACACTTCGAGTGGGTTCAGAACACGGTCGTGCAGTGGGTGCCCAACCAGTACTGGCCGGCGCACACCCACGTGTCGGTCGGCGTGCAGGCGTTGTCGACGGGCTTCGACACCGGCGATGCGCTACTCGGCGTCGCCAGCATCTCCAAGCACACCTTCACCGTCAGCAGGGACGGAGAGGTCCTGCGCACCATGCCGGCGTCGATGGGCAAGCCCAGCCGCCCCACCCCGATGGGCAGCTTCACCGCGCTCGAAAAGCAGCGCACCGTGGTGATGGACTCACGGACCATCGGCATCCCGCTCAGCTCCCCCGAGGGATACAAGATCACCGCCTCATACGCCGTTCGCGTCACCTGGAGCGGCGTCTACGTGCACTCCGCCCCGTGGTCGGTCGATTCCCAGGGCAACGCCAACGTCAGCCATGGCTGCATCAACCTCAGCCCCGACAACGCCGCCTGGTACTTCAACGAGGTGAACGTGGGCGATCCCATTCAGGTCGTGGCCTGA
- a CDS encoding elongation factor G-like protein EF-G2 — protein MADRTNTSQGAGNAPTADGPDQIRNVVLVGPSGGGKTTLVEALLVAAGVLTRGGSVADGSTVCDYDDAEIRQQRSVGVAVASLSHDGVKVNLVDTPGYADFVGELRAGLRAADCALFVIAANEGVDEPTKSLWQECNQVGMPRAVVITKLDHTRANYSEALAAAQNAFGDKVLPLYLPTDLPSCHGLIGLLSQTRYEYTDGNRTVQPPNPSDAEQIEEARGALIEGIIEESEDESLMERYLGGEAIDESVLIEDLERAVARGSFFPVIPVCSSSGVGTLELLEVATRGFPSPMEHPLPEVFTQVGAPHAGLKCAADAPLLAEVVKTTSDPYVGRVSLVRVFSGTIRPDATVHVSGHFASFFGMPNGDGHAHPDHDEDERIGVLSFPLGKQQRPATFVVAGDICAIGKLSRAETGDTLSDKSEPLVLKPWTMPEPLLPVAIAAHAKTDEDKLSVGLGRLAAEDPTLRIEQNPETHQIVLWCMGESHAGVVLDALANRYGVTVDTVELRVPLRETFGGKAKGHGRHVKQSGGHGQYAVCDIEVEPLPEGSGFEFVDKVVGGAVPRQFIPSVEKGVRAQMEKGVHAGYPVVDIRVTLLDGKAHSVDSSDFAFQMAGSLALREAAAATKVALLEPIDEISVLVPDDFVGAVMGDLSSRRGRVLGSDTAGNERTVVKAEVPQVELTRYAIDLRSLAHGAASFTRSFARYEPMPESAAARLNATV, from the coding sequence ATGGCCGACAGGACAAATACTTCCCAAGGAGCGGGGAACGCTCCTACCGCCGACGGTCCGGACCAGATTCGCAACGTCGTGCTGGTGGGTCCGTCGGGTGGCGGCAAAACCACACTCGTAGAAGCCCTATTGGTCGCCGCCGGTGTGCTGACCCGCGGCGGCTCGGTCGCCGACGGCAGCACGGTCTGCGACTACGACGATGCCGAGATCCGCCAACAACGATCGGTGGGCGTCGCCGTGGCGTCCCTGTCGCACGACGGCGTCAAGGTGAACCTGGTCGACACCCCCGGATACGCCGATTTCGTCGGCGAGTTGCGGGCCGGGCTGCGCGCCGCGGATTGCGCGCTGTTCGTCATCGCGGCCAACGAGGGCGTCGACGAGCCCACCAAATCGCTGTGGCAGGAATGCAACCAGGTCGGCATGCCCCGCGCCGTGGTGATCACCAAGCTCGACCACACCCGGGCGAATTACTCCGAGGCGCTGGCCGCCGCACAGAATGCGTTCGGCGACAAGGTGTTACCGCTCTATCTGCCCACCGACCTGCCGTCCTGCCACGGCCTGATCGGCCTGCTGTCGCAGACCCGCTACGAATACACCGACGGCAATCGCACCGTGCAGCCACCGAATCCCTCGGACGCCGAGCAGATCGAGGAGGCGCGCGGTGCCCTGATCGAGGGAATCATCGAGGAGTCCGAGGACGAGTCGCTGATGGAGCGCTACCTCGGGGGCGAGGCCATCGACGAATCCGTGCTCATTGAGGACCTGGAGCGCGCCGTCGCCCGGGGGTCGTTCTTTCCGGTGATCCCGGTCTGCAGCAGCAGCGGCGTCGGCACCCTGGAATTGTTGGAGGTCGCCACGCGCGGCTTCCCGTCTCCGATGGAACACCCACTGCCCGAGGTCTTCACACAGGTCGGCGCGCCGCACGCCGGCCTGAAGTGTGCCGCGGACGCACCGTTGCTCGCGGAGGTGGTGAAGACGACGTCGGACCCGTACGTGGGCAGGGTCAGCCTTGTCCGGGTGTTCTCCGGCACCATCAGGCCCGACGCGACGGTTCATGTGTCGGGCCATTTTGCGTCGTTCTTCGGCATGCCCAACGGCGACGGACATGCGCATCCCGACCACGACGAGGACGAGCGCATCGGGGTGCTGTCCTTCCCGCTGGGCAAGCAGCAACGCCCGGCGACTTTCGTGGTGGCGGGTGACATCTGCGCGATCGGCAAACTGAGCCGCGCCGAAACCGGTGACACGCTTTCGGACAAGTCCGAGCCGTTGGTGTTGAAGCCGTGGACCATGCCCGAACCGCTGCTGCCGGTCGCGATTGCGGCGCACGCCAAGACCGACGAGGACAAGCTGTCGGTCGGGCTGGGACGGCTGGCCGCCGAGGATCCGACGCTGCGGATCGAGCAGAACCCCGAAACCCACCAGATCGTGCTGTGGTGCATGGGCGAGTCGCATGCGGGTGTGGTTCTTGACGCGCTGGCCAACCGGTACGGCGTAACGGTCGATACCGTTGAACTGCGGGTCCCGCTGCGAGAAACGTTCGGCGGCAAGGCAAAAGGCCACGGCCGCCACGTCAAGCAGTCCGGCGGGCACGGCCAGTACGCGGTGTGCGACATCGAGGTGGAGCCGCTGCCGGAAGGCTCCGGTTTCGAATTCGTCGACAAGGTGGTCGGCGGAGCGGTGCCGCGGCAGTTCATCCCGAGCGTGGAGAAGGGCGTGCGGGCGCAGATGGAGAAGGGTGTACACGCGGGCTATCCGGTGGTCGACATCCGCGTCACCCTGCTCGACGGCAAGGCGCACAGCGTCGACTCGTCGGACTTCGCGTTCCAGATGGCGGGCTCGCTGGCGCTGCGCGAGGCCGCCGCGGCGACCAAGGTGGCGCTGCTCGAGCCCATCGACGAGATCTCGGTGCTGGTGCCCGACGATTTTGTCGGTGCGGTGATGGGTGACCTGTCCAGCCGGCGCGGCCGGGTGCTCGGGTCCGACACCGCGGGCAATGAGCGCACCGTGGTCAAGGCCGAGGTGCCGCAGGTGGAGTTGACCCGCTACGCGATCGACCTGCGGTCCCTGGCGCACGGCGCCGCCTCGTTCACCCGCTCGTTCGCCCGCTATGAACCCATGCCGGAATCCGCGGCCGCCCGGCTGAACGCCACCGTCTAG
- the oxc gene encoding oxalyl-CoA decarboxylase, with protein sequence MSTASTSTNPTGLIDGIHLVVDALKANDVETIYGIVGIPITDLARVAQASGIRYIGFRQETSAGNAAAAAGFLTRRPGVCLTTSGPGFLNALPALANATTNCFPMIQISGSSNRALVDLQRGDYQDIDQLSAAKPFAKAAYRIGRIEDIGRGVARAIRTAVSGRPGGVYLDIPGEILGQAIDSAAAADTVWRVIDPAPRQLPAPDAIDRALGVLARAQRPLMVLGKGAAYAQADNVIRKFVETTGIPFLPMSMAKGLLPDSHPQSAAAARSLAIARADAVLLVGARLNWLLGHGESPQWAPETKFVQVDIAASEFDSNQQIDAPLAGDIGSVMSALCDGVAARPITAPAEWVGELAERTARNDAKMRERLAEDPHPMRFYNALGAIRAVLQDNRDVYVVNEGANALDLARNVIDMELPRHRLDTGTWGVMGIGMGYAIGAAVETGKPVVAIEGDSAFGFSGMEIETICRYRLPVTVVILNNGGVYRGDEAAAGAAATGSDPAPTVLSARARHELLAEAFGGKGYHVTTPSELRTALTEAIGSGAPSLIDCELDPAAGVESGHLSNLNPASAATRPPAAVSAGG encoded by the coding sequence ATGTCCACCGCTTCGACGTCTACGAACCCGACGGGCCTGATCGACGGCATTCATCTCGTGGTGGACGCGCTGAAGGCCAACGACGTCGAGACGATCTACGGCATCGTCGGCATCCCGATCACCGACCTCGCACGCGTCGCGCAGGCATCGGGGATCCGCTACATCGGTTTTCGGCAGGAGACCTCGGCCGGCAACGCCGCGGCCGCCGCCGGATTCCTCACCCGGCGTCCCGGCGTCTGCCTCACCACGTCGGGGCCCGGCTTCCTCAATGCCCTGCCCGCGCTGGCGAACGCCACGACGAATTGCTTTCCGATGATCCAGATTTCCGGCTCCAGCAATCGGGCGCTGGTGGATCTGCAGCGCGGCGATTACCAGGATATCGATCAACTCAGTGCCGCAAAGCCGTTCGCCAAGGCGGCCTATCGGATCGGCCGGATCGAGGACATCGGCCGTGGCGTCGCGCGCGCCATTCGCACCGCGGTGTCCGGCCGGCCCGGCGGCGTCTACCTGGACATCCCCGGTGAGATCCTGGGCCAGGCTATCGACTCCGCCGCCGCCGCGGACACGGTCTGGCGGGTCATCGATCCCGCACCCCGGCAGCTGCCGGCGCCGGACGCGATCGACCGCGCGCTGGGCGTGCTGGCCCGAGCGCAGCGGCCGCTTATGGTGCTCGGCAAGGGTGCGGCGTATGCCCAGGCCGACAACGTGATTCGGAAGTTCGTCGAGACCACCGGGATTCCGTTCCTGCCGATGTCGATGGCCAAGGGCCTGCTGCCGGATTCACACCCGCAGTCCGCCGCGGCCGCCCGCTCGCTGGCGATCGCGCGCGCCGATGCGGTCCTGTTGGTCGGTGCGCGCCTGAATTGGCTTCTGGGCCACGGGGAGTCACCGCAATGGGCCCCCGAAACCAAATTTGTGCAGGTGGACATCGCCGCGTCCGAGTTCGATAGCAACCAGCAGATCGATGCGCCGCTGGCCGGCGACATCGGCTCGGTGATGTCCGCGCTGTGTGACGGCGTGGCCGCGCGCCCGATCACCGCGCCAGCGGAGTGGGTCGGCGAACTGGCCGAGCGCACCGCGCGAAACGACGCCAAGATGCGCGAGCGCCTGGCCGAGGACCCGCACCCGATGCGGTTCTACAACGCCCTCGGCGCCATTCGCGCTGTGCTGCAGGACAACCGTGACGTGTATGTCGTCAACGAAGGAGCCAATGCGCTCGATCTGGCCCGCAATGTCATCGACATGGAGCTGCCGCGGCACCGGCTGGACACCGGGACCTGGGGCGTGATGGGCATCGGGATGGGCTATGCCATCGGCGCCGCCGTCGAGACCGGCAAGCCGGTGGTCGCGATCGAGGGGGACAGCGCATTCGGTTTTAGCGGCATGGAGATCGAGACCATCTGCCGGTACCGACTCCCGGTCACCGTCGTCATCCTCAACAACGGCGGCGTCTACCGCGGCGACGAGGCCGCAGCCGGGGCGGCGGCAACGGGATCCGATCCGGCCCCGACCGTCCTGAGTGCCCGGGCACGCCATGAGCTGCTCGCGGAGGCGTTCGGCGGCAAGGGATATCACGTCACCACGCCGTCGGAGCTGCGCACGGCGCTGACGGAGGCGATCGGCTCCGGGGCGCCGTCGCTCATCGACTGCGAACTCGACCCGGCGGCGGGCGTGGAGAGCGGGCACCTGTCCAACCTGAACCCGGCGAGCGCGGCCACGCGTCCGCCGGCCGCGGTCAGCGCCGGCGGGTAA
- a CDS encoding TIGR03668 family PPOX class F420-dependent oxidoreductase: MGAFDPKADFTRSPVARLATVAPGGLPHLVPVVFAVAADNRDVVYTAVDAKPKTTRRLRRLANIDTNPRVSLLVDHYADDWTQLWWVRADGLATVHTDGAAVELARRLLRAKYPQYQTVSLDGPVIEVAVQRWSSWHY; encoded by the coding sequence GTGGGCGCATTCGACCCCAAGGCCGACTTCACCCGGTCCCCGGTAGCCCGGCTGGCCACGGTCGCGCCCGGTGGCCTGCCGCACCTGGTGCCGGTGGTCTTCGCGGTCGCCGCCGACAACCGCGACGTGGTCTACACGGCCGTCGACGCGAAACCGAAAACGACGCGGCGGCTGCGCCGCCTGGCCAACATCGACACCAACCCACGGGTGAGCCTGCTCGTCGATCACTACGCCGACGACTGGACCCAGCTGTGGTGGGTGCGCGCCGACGGCCTGGCGACCGTCCACACCGACGGGGCTGCCGTTGAGCTCGCCCGCCGCCTGCTGCGCGCTAAATACCCTCAGTACCAAACGGTTTCGCTGGACGGCCCGGTGATCGAGGTCGCGGTGCAGCGTTGGTCCAGCTGGCATTACTGA
- a CDS encoding LysR family transcriptional regulator — translation MLFRQLEYFVAVASERHFARAAEKCFVSQPALSAAIAKLERELNVTLINRGRSFEGLTPEGERLVVWARRILAEHDAFKSEVDAVRSGITGTLRLGTVPTASTTASLVLSAFCSAHPLVKVHILSRLAATELYRRLREFEIDAAIVHAAPDEAHDVNLIPLYHERYVLLAPTDMVGSGAATMTWAEAAQLPLALLTPDMRDRQIIDKAFAGHSITISPQVETDSVASLFAQASAGNWASIVPHTWLWTSPLGPDIRAVEMVDPVLKADVALATNSSEPGSPIARALAASAGRLSLNEFFDAQLLGLTRRR, via the coding sequence GTGCTCTTCCGTCAGCTGGAGTATTTCGTCGCCGTCGCTTCCGAGCGGCACTTCGCCCGGGCAGCCGAGAAATGCTTTGTCTCCCAACCGGCGCTGTCGGCGGCGATCGCCAAGCTGGAGCGGGAACTGAACGTCACGCTGATCAACCGCGGGCGCAGTTTCGAGGGCCTCACGCCCGAAGGCGAGCGGTTGGTGGTGTGGGCCAGGCGGATTCTCGCCGAGCACGACGCGTTCAAGTCCGAAGTGGACGCCGTGCGCTCGGGCATCACCGGAACCCTGCGGCTGGGCACCGTTCCCACCGCGTCCACGACCGCGTCACTGGTGCTCTCGGCGTTCTGTTCGGCGCACCCATTGGTGAAGGTGCACATCCTGTCCCGGCTGGCGGCCACCGAACTGTACCGGCGCCTGCGCGAGTTCGAGATCGATGCCGCCATCGTGCATGCGGCGCCCGACGAGGCCCACGATGTGAACCTGATTCCGCTGTACCACGAGCGCTACGTGTTGTTGGCGCCCACGGACATGGTGGGATCCGGTGCGGCGACGATGACCTGGGCCGAGGCCGCGCAGCTCCCGCTGGCGTTGCTCACCCCCGACATGCGCGATCGGCAGATCATCGACAAAGCGTTCGCCGGCCATTCGATCACCATCAGCCCCCAGGTCGAAACGGATTCCGTCGCATCGCTATTCGCGCAGGCATCCGCGGGCAACTGGGCATCCATCGTGCCGCACACGTGGCTGTGGACGTCACCGCTGGGGCCCGACATCCGGGCGGTGGAAATGGTCGATCCGGTGCTCAAAGCCGATGTCGCCCTGGCCACCAACTCGAGCGAACCCGGATCGCCGATCGCCCGCGCGCTGGCAGCGTCCGCCGGGCGGCTTTCGCTGAACGAGTTCTTCGACGCGCAGCTGTTGGGCCTTACCCGCCGGCGCTGA